From one Luteolibacter sp. SL250 genomic stretch:
- a CDS encoding RHS repeat-associated core domain-containing protein has translation MRTPFASIVPLLALPYWIGSAQANCWSCPGGVITNTIQISNPVPDQNPSRIPDVVDDEGESKVNSATLRIRDEEGWKRASLGEERKIMLLPGKVYPMEISAQYTGAKDCPSANLLFEGCRLEIQIIDEDQPGLPTYSAWVNAETMTLQQGSSSANFKWDTVNFPDAHDQTNIPHNHDPDEVLIVEGKRKAKDVTRYYVRIAPDVGGAGTTAPQAGGSVNGANWNEAPGLSRITQGIQEGIFSDLPEAAATEFLAEPAIGISIPLGGVDDSGMRKSAGSLRISHPVGDEDFSGIGVLISSEYFNPSDEDNDAMPVHWDPATGDPRRILVSEEAVICIEELSGLLQIDVYPASGYNVGSRIFTGQKLAIYKYEITPASTGFSNGLRISEWTGAFVDSLNPVKVTDYGISTDKMTTTTSSGGRTVTVTEDQGLDLTDAASIRASYRSSTTTVHDNEELVSKTIEEYCYIPIYHEALLLRVEELPTLRRVVLNSLTDTGLDETWHYYGQHAALLGGNIHLNGKLKFHQRNDGGWILYGYDIDGNVATTYEPWESTMPPSLDPVTGVGVVDGNTELAVMNLPVKQMRVEAYIGTETYTQTAKTWLLEDGHAPKIIRDATRNIVSEGGSSVSHDELWGATITDQIKGTWNPATGNAWSDFTPAAPGTEDSAIHTMSVVTQGTSWTDQIPYSGGQYVIPGRSIQTITISGMQGLMLEETRILPPGVSGVSDESSFVPATQTTYAYDAYGRQTYSWKDGRIIVQNEYPTPVESVEIDQTGIITRLVVDGQGRTISRTVEGGGGVASITETTEYDGLETREMVNGVLVSRAVVDLAGRPILKEDRIGSVTEWSYSSDGRTTTETRPGGSTVVTAVHRDGRVESITGTGVVATYNFYGLEEDEDEYYHQATTTRVGAPNSPRYTKQVFSWESGELLRTLNPDAKSGSYEVTTEDGGSGFPYSGKFGYTVGDTSYPGYAGPGSIASSSFPAFNAVGSMGMHTYSGRISEWISDTWNGPSRLIEISTEYVLHEGKWWKKVTESKGIEEPDALQQTYSMTRLWQGDGLKNIDLTPDGEIETTVTVFNRGQKESTTTVSGNRSLIPQIIFMVNGRIQWQQGKHSSDAAHRATLTYDSLGRVTHTRDHRGAVTRTVYNGVGQVEKMFDTLGRATTYSYVNSTSHGAGNLAAITRPDGQTTIYNYTVRGQIDSIGGTVEYPQSFTYNEYGDKETLTTTSASGSSVTRWEYNAAGLLAAKYYNHGSGDVDKIEYTYDPFGRLEQKEVVGGKVTKYTYNAFGETMTINYGGDGNGEDVIFTRNNAGLVAIVNENYEDADGGAMGSGSTAFSYTAGRVSGVEYDGGHSYLPGVKLDYETPDPASGLPKGYEVFNGATSRMEVAYGYDDEGRLASVGSLHGTFSYSYHPGSGIVAGYTGDLSGGVVTQTRPVDFQGRVSSVTTRNGSGGMIASVGYSYDLVDRRTQTRREDGTSWSYSYNGRGEVTGALRRNTAGDAINGLAREYYYDDIGNRNWMKYGGGQTGALTHLEYTRNGHNQYSKIEYIPSTSATAWMVGRAPALDDVYVNTQLAGRQETWFSHEIGVSNTGGPVNLAVEVTDNLGSPVSSGNLAVPAASTIRTYDEAGNLASDGMWEYKWDSENRLREMKATDAATNATFPDLTIEFVYDWQGRRIAKKVTEGVTVTHKRYLYEGWNVVAEWTLHGSSITFNAPQTYLWGLDLSGQQSGDVAQIQGAGGVGGLLAADVRKVSDASALGKVYASYDGNGNILAWSGADGTIKQSQDYDSFGNIILKSVDASGPLGGHQGEVDYGFSTKPLERDCGLIYYGCRYYDPLAGRWSARDPIEELGGVNLYGFVDNAPINSIDYLGMWKESEHYELIDFWMESSRDKLPAGSTYSKYNWHCLNINVTQMLKNGNDLVDGTGEKIYENFISAQSKYNSYQHAMRAPEQAIIHAELAMRVFIESEVNLAKQMANSARRNVKSKVKATKFLAFLEIRNAITRLGKAQHPVADSTSPAHAGFQIWGGLGVDQVPLMIMHARRETAAIFHTTQPMPYKYVKNRFEADLLEILKE, from the coding sequence GTCTTGTCCGGGAGGGGTTATCACAAACACGATTCAGATCTCAAACCCGGTTCCCGATCAGAATCCTTCGAGGATACCGGATGTTGTGGATGATGAGGGAGAGAGTAAAGTGAACTCGGCTACTTTGAGAATACGCGACGAGGAGGGGTGGAAAAGAGCGTCACTTGGTGAAGAGCGTAAGATTATGCTACTCCCCGGTAAGGTCTATCCTATGGAAATTTCGGCACAATACACAGGTGCCAAAGATTGCCCGTCGGCTAATCTATTATTTGAAGGGTGCCGCTTGGAGATACAAATTATCGATGAAGATCAACCGGGGCTGCCCACTTATTCGGCGTGGGTTAACGCCGAAACCATGACGCTCCAGCAGGGAAGCAGCAGTGCAAATTTCAAGTGGGATACCGTTAATTTCCCTGATGCGCATGATCAAACCAACATTCCCCACAATCATGATCCTGACGAAGTTCTGATTGTAGAAGGTAAGAGGAAAGCAAAGGATGTAACCCGTTACTATGTCCGGATCGCTCCTGATGTTGGTGGTGCAGGGACAACCGCCCCTCAGGCGGGAGGATCGGTGAACGGGGCAAACTGGAACGAAGCTCCCGGGCTTTCGAGAATCACACAGGGGATCCAAGAGGGAATTTTTTCTGATCTCCCTGAAGCGGCGGCGACAGAGTTCCTTGCGGAACCCGCGATTGGCATTTCGATTCCGTTGGGTGGGGTTGATGATTCAGGTATGAGGAAGAGCGCGGGATCATTGAGAATTTCTCATCCGGTAGGCGATGAGGATTTTTCGGGCATTGGTGTGTTAATTTCATCGGAGTATTTCAATCCATCTGACGAAGACAATGACGCGATGCCGGTCCACTGGGATCCCGCGACGGGTGATCCACGACGGATACTGGTGTCGGAGGAAGCGGTGATCTGCATCGAGGAGCTATCGGGACTCCTACAGATCGATGTGTATCCCGCATCGGGCTATAATGTGGGGAGCCGTATTTTTACCGGCCAGAAGCTTGCCATCTATAAATATGAGATCACCCCCGCATCGACCGGCTTTTCTAATGGCCTGCGGATCTCCGAGTGGACCGGTGCCTTTGTTGACAGCTTGAACCCAGTAAAGGTCACGGACTATGGGATTTCCACTGACAAGATGACCACCACGACATCGAGCGGAGGCAGGACGGTGACGGTGACGGAGGACCAGGGTCTTGATTTGACTGATGCCGCATCCATCCGGGCGTCGTACCGCAGTTCGACTACAACGGTGCATGACAATGAGGAGTTGGTTTCCAAAACCATCGAGGAATATTGCTATATTCCGATTTACCACGAAGCCCTTCTTTTGAGAGTGGAGGAACTCCCGACCTTGAGGAGGGTGGTTCTCAATAGCTTGACGGATACCGGATTGGACGAAACCTGGCACTATTACGGGCAGCACGCTGCTCTACTGGGCGGGAATATCCACCTAAACGGCAAACTAAAGTTTCATCAGCGGAATGATGGAGGATGGATTCTTTACGGTTACGACATCGATGGAAATGTGGCGACCACCTACGAACCATGGGAGTCGACAATGCCTCCCTCGCTTGATCCTGTAACTGGCGTGGGAGTTGTAGATGGGAACACGGAGTTGGCGGTAATGAATCTTCCGGTTAAGCAGATGCGAGTCGAAGCATATATTGGAACCGAGACATATACCCAGACAGCTAAGACCTGGCTTCTAGAAGACGGTCACGCGCCTAAGATTATTCGCGATGCCACCCGCAATATCGTGAGTGAGGGAGGATCTTCGGTGTCGCACGACGAACTCTGGGGTGCGACGATTACCGACCAGATCAAAGGGACTTGGAATCCTGCAACTGGAAATGCTTGGTCGGATTTCACACCTGCTGCTCCGGGCACGGAAGATTCTGCCATTCATACGATGTCTGTGGTCACGCAGGGTACGAGCTGGACCGACCAGATTCCCTATTCCGGTGGACAGTATGTGATCCCGGGACGATCGATCCAGACAATAACAATCTCAGGAATGCAGGGTCTAATGTTAGAAGAAACGCGAATTTTGCCTCCGGGAGTTTCTGGTGTTTCCGATGAGTCAAGTTTCGTGCCCGCCACACAGACTACCTATGCTTATGATGCTTACGGGCGCCAAACCTATTCATGGAAGGATGGCAGGATCATTGTCCAAAATGAATATCCGACACCGGTCGAGTCGGTGGAGATCGATCAAACAGGAATAATAACCCGGCTGGTCGTTGATGGGCAAGGCAGGACCATATCGCGGACGGTCGAAGGGGGGGGCGGCGTTGCCTCGATAACCGAGACCACGGAATATGATGGTCTTGAAACTCGAGAAATGGTCAATGGGGTGCTTGTATCGCGGGCAGTGGTGGACCTGGCTGGTCGGCCGATTTTGAAGGAAGACCGGATCGGTTCGGTTACGGAATGGAGCTATTCTAGCGACGGCCGGACGACGACGGAAACGCGTCCGGGAGGATCTACGGTGGTCACAGCAGTTCATCGGGATGGCCGAGTCGAATCTATCACTGGAACGGGAGTAGTTGCCACTTACAATTTCTACGGATTGGAAGAGGATGAGGATGAATATTATCATCAAGCGACAACGACCCGGGTGGGCGCACCTAATAGCCCGCGTTATACGAAGCAAGTTTTTTCATGGGAAAGCGGAGAGCTACTGCGGACGCTTAATCCGGATGCGAAAAGCGGATCTTATGAAGTTACAACAGAGGACGGAGGCTCCGGATTCCCTTATTCGGGTAAGTTTGGATATACAGTTGGCGACACATCCTACCCCGGCTATGCTGGACCAGGGAGCATCGCTTCATCGTCTTTCCCCGCATTCAACGCAGTTGGGTCCATGGGGATGCATACCTATAGCGGAAGGATCTCGGAGTGGATTTCCGATACGTGGAATGGACCAAGTCGTCTTATTGAAATAAGCACAGAATATGTTTTGCATGAAGGGAAATGGTGGAAGAAGGTAACGGAAAGTAAGGGTATTGAGGAGCCGGATGCCCTTCAGCAAACCTATTCCATGACCCGGCTATGGCAGGGCGATGGTCTAAAAAATATTGATCTAACCCCCGATGGAGAGATAGAGACGACAGTAACAGTCTTTAACCGAGGACAGAAGGAATCTACCACCACAGTTAGTGGCAACAGGAGTCTGATTCCACAGATTATTTTCATGGTGAATGGGCGCATTCAATGGCAGCAGGGGAAACATTCGTCGGATGCCGCCCATCGTGCGACTTTGACGTATGACAGCTTGGGCAGGGTAACGCATACCCGAGATCATCGCGGCGCCGTTACCCGAACTGTATACAATGGCGTTGGACAAGTGGAGAAGATGTTCGATACGCTGGGTCGGGCGACAACCTATAGCTACGTCAATTCAACCTCTCACGGAGCAGGGAACTTGGCCGCGATCACCCGGCCGGATGGCCAAACGACCATCTACAACTATACCGTGCGCGGACAAATCGATTCTATTGGGGGCACCGTGGAGTATCCGCAATCTTTCACTTACAACGAATATGGTGACAAGGAGACTCTCACCACCACCAGCGCTTCAGGTTCGAGCGTGACTCGTTGGGAGTATAATGCTGCTGGCCTGCTAGCCGCCAAGTATTATAATCACGGTTCCGGCGATGTGGATAAGATCGAGTACACCTACGATCCATTCGGAAGGCTGGAACAGAAAGAGGTCGTCGGAGGTAAAGTTACCAAATACACCTATAATGCATTTGGGGAGACGATGACGATTAATTACGGCGGCGATGGAAACGGCGAGGATGTCATCTTTACCCGTAATAATGCGGGCCTGGTAGCAATTGTAAACGAGAACTATGAGGACGCGGATGGCGGTGCCATGGGTAGCGGTTCCACCGCCTTCAGCTACACCGCAGGACGTGTCAGTGGAGTCGAGTATGATGGAGGGCACAGCTATCTTCCTGGAGTGAAGCTGGATTACGAAACTCCGGACCCGGCAAGCGGACTTCCGAAGGGCTATGAAGTATTCAATGGTGCGACCAGCCGAATGGAAGTGGCATACGGCTATGATGATGAAGGCAGGCTGGCATCGGTCGGATCGCTACACGGCACCTTCAGCTACAGCTACCATCCTGGCAGCGGTATCGTCGCTGGCTACACCGGCGATCTTTCGGGGGGCGTGGTGACCCAGACCCGCCCGGTGGATTTCCAGGGCCGAGTGTCGTCGGTTACCACCCGCAATGGCTCTGGGGGGATGATCGCATCGGTTGGCTATAGCTATGATTTGGTGGATCGCCGAACGCAAACCCGGCGGGAAGACGGAACCTCATGGAGCTACAGCTACAATGGTCGCGGCGAGGTGACAGGCGCATTGAGACGCAATACTGCCGGTGATGCTATCAACGGTCTTGCACGGGAGTACTATTATGACGATATTGGCAATCGCAATTGGATGAAATATGGCGGCGGCCAGACCGGAGCGTTGACCCACCTCGAATACACTAGAAATGGTCACAATCAATACTCCAAGATCGAATATATTCCTTCGACTTCCGCGACAGCATGGATGGTCGGACGTGCGCCTGCCTTGGATGATGTTTATGTGAACACCCAGCTTGCAGGCCGCCAGGAAACATGGTTCTCTCATGAAATCGGTGTGTCGAACACCGGCGGCCCGGTAAATCTCGCGGTGGAAGTGACCGATAATCTTGGGTCCCCGGTTTCCAGTGGCAATTTGGCGGTGCCAGCAGCCTCTACCATCCGGACCTATGACGAGGCCGGAAACCTTGCCAGTGACGGGATGTGGGAGTATAAGTGGGACAGTGAGAACCGCCTCCGCGAGATGAAAGCTACTGATGCCGCGACTAATGCAACTTTCCCGGATCTGACGATCGAGTTCGTCTATGACTGGCAGGGTCGCCGGATTGCGAAGAAAGTCACGGAAGGAGTGACGGTGACGCACAAGCGCTACCTTTACGAAGGCTGGAACGTGGTGGCGGAATGGACGCTTCATGGAAGTTCCATCACTTTCAACGCGCCTCAAACCTACCTCTGGGGTCTCGACCTCTCCGGTCAGCAGAGTGGGGATGTTGCACAGATTCAAGGAGCCGGAGGCGTTGGTGGGCTGTTGGCGGCAGACGTGAGGAAAGTCAGTGACGCGAGCGCGCTGGGCAAGGTGTATGCCTCGTATGATGGTAATGGGAATATTCTTGCTTGGAGCGGAGCGGACGGCACCATCAAACAGAGTCAAGACTATGATTCTTTTGGTAATATTATTTTAAAGAGTGTTGATGCAAGCGGACCTCTAGGGGGGCACCAGGGAGAGGTGGATTACGGTTTCTCGACTAAACCACTCGAGAGAGATTGTGGTCTGATCTATTATGGCTGCCGCTATTACGACCCTCTTGCCGGGAGATGGTCGGCGAGAGATCCAATCGAAGAGTTAGGAGGAGTTAATCTTTATGGATTCGTAGATAATGCTCCGATCAATTCTATTGATTATCTCGGGATGTGGAAAGAGTCGGAGCATTACGAATTGATAGACTTTTGGATGGAATCTAGCAGAGATAAGCTGCCTGCGGGATCTACTTATAGTAAATACAACTGGCACTGCCTTAATATTAATGTCACCCAAATGTTAAAAAATGGAAACGATCTGGTCGATGGAACCGGTGAGAAAATATACGAGAACTTTATATCTGCGCAGAGTAAGTATAATTCGTATCAGCATGCAATGCGAGCCCCAGAGCAGGCTATTATTCATGCGGAGTTAGCTATGAGAGTGTTTATCGAGAGTGAGGTGAATTTGGCAAAACAAATGGCTAATTCGGCCCGTAGGAATGTAAAGTCAAAGGTTAAAGCAACCAAATTCCTCGCCTTTCTTGAGATTAGAAATGCTATTACCCGATTAGGTAAGGCTCAGCATCCGGTTGCCGATTCAACCTCTCCAGCCCATGCAGGATTTCAGATCTGGGGTGGATTGGGGGTTGATCAGGTTCCGCTAATGATCATGCATGCGCGTCGGGAAACAGCTGCTATTTTTCATACAACCCAACCAATGCCTTATAAATATGTCAAAAATAGGTTTGAAGCAGATCTCTTGGAGATTCTTAAAGAGTAA
- a CDS encoding WGR domain-containing protein: MKQTTLYYREDPSDKIYQARIEPKDDGYIVRFAYGRRGSTLQTGTKTPAPVSLEQAERIFGKLIKEKKAKGYKEEGEPSSLPVPPNANGQNIGIRCQLLNPVDESEIPGLLRDDRWCLQEKFDGRRMMVRKAGQTVTGINRKGLMVSLPLPIVEAAQEIPFDFLIDGEAIGDVLHTFDLLELRKRDLRPLPYADRLTYMVRWIDTSAAIRLVPTVFGSGDKSALHTRLKKQNAEGMVFKDLNAPVIPGRPASGGSQLKFKFVETASFIVLAVNAKRSIRLGLMDDTGTMVPAGNVTIPPNMPIPAVGAIADVRYLYAQRQSGSAYQPVYLGERDDINPADCVVSQLKFKPDDGVNAAA, translated from the coding sequence ATGAAACAAACCACCCTGTATTACCGCGAAGACCCCTCGGACAAGATCTACCAAGCCCGCATCGAACCGAAGGACGACGGATACATCGTCCGCTTCGCATACGGCCGCCGGGGTTCCACCCTGCAAACCGGAACGAAAACCCCTGCCCCTGTTTCCCTTGAACAAGCCGAACGGATCTTCGGAAAGCTCATCAAGGAGAAAAAGGCCAAGGGATACAAGGAGGAGGGCGAACCCTCTTCCCTGCCGGTCCCTCCGAACGCTAATGGACAGAACATCGGCATCCGTTGCCAGCTCCTCAATCCCGTCGATGAATCCGAGATCCCCGGTCTCCTCCGCGACGACCGCTGGTGCCTCCAGGAAAAATTCGATGGACGCCGGATGATGGTGAGGAAAGCCGGACAAACCGTGACCGGGATCAACAGGAAGGGATTGATGGTTTCACTTCCCCTTCCCATCGTTGAAGCGGCTCAAGAGATTCCGTTCGATTTCCTGATCGATGGGGAGGCCATCGGTGACGTCCTCCACACCTTCGACCTGCTGGAACTCCGGAAAAGGGATCTCCGTCCCCTCCCCTATGCGGATCGGCTGACTTATATGGTGCGGTGGATCGACACCAGTGCTGCCATCCGGCTCGTTCCCACTGTATTTGGATCCGGCGACAAATCCGCCCTCCACACGCGGCTGAAGAAGCAGAACGCGGAAGGAATGGTGTTCAAGGATCTCAATGCCCCTGTGATTCCCGGAAGACCTGCCAGCGGAGGAAGCCAATTGAAGTTCAAGTTCGTGGAAACCGCGTCGTTCATTGTCCTAGCCGTGAATGCCAAACGGAGCATTCGCCTCGGTTTGATGGATGATACGGGAACGATGGTCCCTGCGGGGAATGTCACTATTCCTCCGAACATGCCCATTCCTGCGGTGGGGGCGATTGCGGATGTGCGCTACCTCTACGCCCAACGGCAGAGCGGATCCGCCTATCAGCCCGTCTATCTGGGTGAACGGGACGACATCAATCCGGCAGATTGTGTGGTTTCGCAGTTGAAGTTCAAACCCGATGACGGAGTGAACGCAGCAGCGTGA
- a CDS encoding AAA family ATPase codes for MQNQLITYLRAGHPGLVIITHEEVRGEAEISSAVRSCERRLLVWSSSDGWVDAQENRSHPCPDPLDALQWLEGQFTANDPRKVAVMRDLQLHLDQSDPLLVRRLKDLLRMAKTQGHCLILLGCRSKLPDELSHEFTTLDLPLPGADQLRVVLDGILSSAGLPASAPDELGEILSSAQGLTTTEAENAFALSVVEAGKPIPLIIAREKARTLKSGGLVEAVDAKVTLEQIGGLDLLKQWLVTRSRAFSREAQGYGLPVPKGLLIVGIPGTGKSLTAKATAAAFGIPLLRLDMGRVFGGIVGQSESNLRSVIRTAEAISPCVLWIDEIEKGFSGGHGGGTNDGGTSSRVFGSFLSWMQEKEKPVFVVATANDVSKLPPEFLRKGRFDELFFVDLPSRTERSAIWDIVIRKYARSIVRFDCVTLSRATDQYTGAEIEAVFVEALHHAFEEGRDVTEKDVFAAIGDIIPMATLMDGEIGRLRHWAKGRAREAASKVSPTRRTRRIQDN; via the coding sequence ATGCAAAACCAACTCATCACCTACCTGCGTGCCGGTCATCCCGGTCTTGTCATCATAACCCATGAGGAAGTCCGCGGCGAAGCGGAGATTTCCTCAGCCGTCCGGTCCTGCGAACGCCGACTCCTCGTCTGGTCGTCTTCGGACGGCTGGGTCGATGCACAGGAAAATCGATCCCATCCATGCCCTGATCCGTTGGATGCCCTCCAGTGGCTCGAAGGACAGTTCACGGCCAATGATCCACGGAAGGTGGCCGTTATGCGCGACCTCCAGCTCCATCTGGACCAATCCGATCCGCTCCTCGTCCGCCGCCTGAAGGATCTGCTGCGGATGGCGAAAACCCAGGGACATTGCCTGATCCTGCTGGGCTGCCGTTCAAAACTGCCGGATGAACTATCCCACGAGTTCACCACGCTCGATTTGCCCCTTCCGGGGGCGGACCAACTCAGGGTGGTTCTCGATGGCATCCTGTCCTCCGCCGGTCTCCCCGCGAGCGCACCCGATGAACTGGGCGAGATCCTTTCCTCAGCGCAGGGCCTCACCACCACGGAAGCGGAGAATGCCTTCGCATTGTCGGTGGTCGAGGCTGGGAAACCCATTCCCCTCATCATCGCCCGTGAAAAGGCCAGGACGTTGAAAAGCGGCGGACTGGTGGAAGCGGTCGATGCGAAGGTCACGCTGGAACAGATCGGCGGACTGGATCTCCTGAAGCAATGGCTCGTCACCCGCAGCCGGGCATTCAGCCGGGAGGCACAGGGTTACGGTCTGCCGGTGCCCAAGGGGCTTCTCATCGTCGGCATCCCCGGCACCGGCAAGAGCCTCACGGCCAAGGCGACCGCCGCAGCGTTCGGGATTCCCTTGCTCCGCCTCGACATGGGACGGGTGTTCGGTGGCATCGTCGGCCAGAGCGAGTCGAATCTCCGCTCCGTCATCCGCACCGCCGAGGCGATTTCCCCCTGCGTTCTGTGGATCGATGAGATCGAGAAAGGATTCTCCGGTGGACATGGGGGCGGGACGAATGACGGCGGCACCTCGTCGCGGGTGTTCGGCAGCTTCCTTTCGTGGATGCAGGAGAAGGAAAAGCCCGTCTTCGTCGTGGCCACCGCCAACGATGTGTCAAAGCTCCCGCCCGAGTTTCTTAGAAAAGGCCGCTTCGATGAACTGTTCTTCGTGGATCTCCCGTCCCGAACGGAGCGGAGCGCCATCTGGGACATCGTGATCCGGAAATACGCCCGTTCCATCGTCCGCTTCGATTGCGTGACGCTTTCACGCGCCACCGACCAATACACCGGGGCGGAAATCGAGGCGGTCTTCGTGGAAGCCCTCCACCATGCCTTCGAGGAAGGAAGGGATGTGACCGAGAAGGACGTCTTCGCGGCCATCGGCGACATCATCCCGATGGCCACCCTGATGGACGGCGAAATCGGCCGTCTGCGCCACTGGGCGAAAGGCAGGGCACGGGAGGCTGCTTCCAAGGTCTCCCCCACCCGCAGAACCCGCCGCATCCAGGACAACTGA
- a CDS encoding helix-turn-helix transcriptional regulator, with the protein MAGLKQNLVGDRIRKLRTVEGISQDALAAKCQAAGWDISRGTFAKIEAGLRRVNDAEVVVLAKVLNRDVSDLLGGFSLKKAIEVSRHGDTTG; encoded by the coding sequence ATGGCAGGACTGAAACAGAACCTTGTGGGAGATCGGATCAGGAAACTGAGGACCGTGGAGGGCATCTCGCAGGATGCCTTGGCGGCGAAATGCCAGGCGGCAGGTTGGGACATCAGCCGTGGGACCTTCGCCAAGATCGAAGCCGGTCTCCGACGCGTGAACGATGCGGAGGTGGTCGTCCTGGCGAAAGTCCTCAACCGCGATGTGTCGGACCTGCTGGGGGGATTCAGCCTGAAGAAAGCCATCGAGGTTTCCCGTCATGGCGATACCACAGGCTGA
- a CDS encoding DUF1257 domain-containing protein: MSHFTTIQTEVRDLEALNDACAEMGFQLLKDDHCRGFAGVLRKADHVIKLKGPYDIAVDPVEGGRYGFSADWWEGHVAKEVGPGYGRLLQSYGVHKTLRTARTKGLRATRRIESDGTVLLTLEGGSL, encoded by the coding sequence ATGTCACACTTCACCACCATCCAGACCGAAGTCCGGGACCTGGAAGCCCTCAATGACGCCTGCGCCGAAATGGGCTTCCAGCTTCTCAAGGACGACCATTGCCGGGGTTTTGCCGGTGTCCTGAGAAAAGCCGATCATGTCATCAAACTGAAAGGCCCCTATGACATCGCCGTCGATCCCGTTGAAGGAGGCCGCTACGGGTTCTCCGCCGATTGGTGGGAGGGCCATGTCGCGAAAGAGGTAGGTCCCGGCTACGGTCGCCTGCTCCAATCCTACGGTGTCCACAAGACGCTCCGGACGGCGAGAACCAAGGGGCTGCGTGCCACCCGGAGAATCGAGTCCGATGGCACGGTCCTCCTCACTCTGGAAGGAGGGAGCCTGTGA
- a CDS encoding DUF3150 domain-containing protein: MSNPPNQPLLDAICRRGVLVSLSIRYWRGCKKLTAEDLGLDPANVSDRLIQLGHKRLIPREALSKFSLVESRAHALTESCSFPFLGGIARFVPNPRLAELTDKLDRFREEFREETLDFVAGYTPLREKALAEWRDAAALLQGSSERLIATIEQSFPFAGGIARRFSFEVRLFQVAAPDSIRLDVVEGVEQMEVAEQRRRIADDASRRLQNDLDGFIRESVATLRTETARLATDVLATINGSENGIHQRTLNRLTSFIDQFRSLNFAGDQQLEDTLERFRRDLLQRSADDYRNNSGAMRDLTTGLSRLRETAVQLSGNDAKDVVARFGQLGARRFSAVG, from the coding sequence ATGTCCAATCCACCGAACCAACCGCTCCTCGACGCGATCTGCCGCCGGGGTGTCCTCGTCTCCCTCAGCATTCGTTACTGGCGGGGCTGCAAGAAACTGACCGCCGAAGACCTGGGACTCGATCCCGCCAATGTCAGCGACCGGCTGATCCAGCTCGGCCACAAGCGTCTCATACCCCGAGAAGCCCTGTCGAAGTTCTCGCTGGTCGAATCCCGCGCCCATGCGCTCACCGAATCATGCAGCTTCCCCTTCCTCGGAGGCATCGCCAGGTTCGTTCCCAATCCCCGGCTGGCGGAACTCACCGACAAGCTGGACCGTTTCCGGGAGGAGTTCCGTGAGGAAACCCTCGATTTCGTCGCCGGCTACACTCCCCTCCGTGAAAAAGCGCTCGCGGAATGGCGGGATGCCGCGGCGTTGCTCCAGGGAAGTTCGGAACGGCTGATCGCCACCATCGAGCAGTCCTTTCCGTTCGCTGGGGGGATCGCCAGACGGTTCTCCTTCGAGGTCCGTTTATTCCAGGTCGCCGCTCCCGACAGCATCCGGCTGGATGTCGTGGAAGGGGTCGAGCAGATGGAAGTGGCGGAACAACGGCGCCGGATCGCGGATGATGCCTCACGCAGACTCCAGAACGATCTGGACGGCTTCATCCGGGAAAGCGTGGCGACCCTCCGCACGGAAACCGCCAGGCTCGCCACCGATGTACTGGCCACCATCAATGGCTCGGAGAATGGCATCCACCAGCGGACACTCAACCGTCTCACCTCGTTCATCGACCAGTTCCGTTCCCTCAACTTCGCGGGTGACCAACAGCTTGAGGACACGCTCGAACGCTTCCGCCGGGATCTCCTCCAGCGGAGTGCCGACGACTACCGCAACAACAGCGGGGCGATGCGGGATCTCACCACCGGACTGAGCCGCCTCCGGGAAACCGCCGTCCAGCTCTCCGGCAATGACGCCAAGGACGTTGTGGCGCGTTTCGGACAATTGGGGGCACGGAGGTTCTCGGCGGTCGGCTGA